Proteins from a genomic interval of Helicobacter pylori Shi112:
- the rimM gene encoding ribosome maturation factor RimM (Essential for efficient processing of 16S rRNA) codes for MVSMLLVGRIGKSVGLNGGLKLHLESDFPECLKKGVKVSVAPLNAFFCTSSFKGYTIHSYEHAKNLLFLETIHTPEKAKELTNLGLFMSEAESKKLCVLKDGEFFYCDLVGLSVVEENETLGKVVEIQRISQIDYFMVETARSLVEKGLAKIFLIPYRDFYIKEILLQDKKITTNNAKTLLENS; via the coding sequence ATGGTTTCTATGCTTTTAGTGGGCAGAATTGGTAAAAGCGTGGGGCTTAATGGGGGGTTAAAGCTTCATTTAGAGAGCGATTTTCCGGAGTGTTTAAAAAAAGGCGTTAAGGTGAGTGTCGCTCCCTTGAATGCTTTCTTTTGCACTTCTTCTTTTAAAGGATATACAATCCATTCTTATGAACATGCTAAAAACCTGTTGTTTTTAGAAACTATCCACACACCTGAAAAAGCTAAAGAGCTGACTAATTTAGGGCTTTTTATGAGCGAAGCAGAGAGTAAAAAACTCTGCGTTTTAAAAGATGGGGAGTTTTTTTATTGCGATTTAGTAGGGCTTAGCGTGGTGGAAGAAAACGAGACTTTAGGGAAAGTCGTAGAAATCCAAAGGATTTCTCAAATAGATTATTTCATGGTTGAAACCGCAAGAAGTTTGGTTGAAAAAGGTTTGGCTAAGATTTTTTTAATCCCTTATAGGGATTTTTATATCAAAGAAATCCTTTTGCAAGACAAAAAAATAACCACCAATAACGCTAAAACGCTTTTAGAGAATAGTTGA
- the hopI gene encoding Hop family outer membrane protein HopI yields the protein MQDFIFNKKWLICSSLLPLFFLNPLVAEDDGFFMGVSYQTSLAIQRVDNSGLNASQDASTYIRQNAIALESAAVPLAYYLEAMGQQTRVLMQMLCPDPSKRCLLYAGGYPKGNSGDTGNNPPRGNVNATFDMQSLVSNLDKLTQLIGETLIRNPENLSNAKLFEVKFGNQSTVIALPSGLASVMNALNDDITNALTTLWYNQTLTNKSFSTPDGSPVSFSPEVLQHLLQDGLATANNNQTICSTQNQCTATNEAKSIAQNAQNIFQALMQAGILGGLANEKQFGFTYNKAPNGSNSQQGYQSFSGPGYYTKNDTSTTQAPLKELPAGATVGTGNGQYTYHPSSAVYYLADSIIANGITASMIFSGMQNFANKAAKLTGTSSYSQMQEAINYGESLLNNTVAYGDFITNWVAPYLDLNNKGLNFLPSYGGKANTNNVTPQNNLTPQQAQQEQKVIMNQLEQATNAPTPAQIDKILANPYSPTAKTLMAYGLYRSKEVIGGVIDEMQTKVNQVYQMGFARNFLEHNSNSNNMNGFGVKMGYKQFFGKKRMFGLRYYGFYDFGYAQFGAGSSLVKATLSSYGAGTDFLYNVFTRKRGTEAIDIGFFAGIQLAGQTWKTNFLDQVDGNHLKPKDTSFQFLFDLGIRTNFSKIAKQRRSRFSQGIEFGVKIPVLYHTYYQSEGVTAKYRRAFSFYVGYNIGF from the coding sequence TTGCAAGACTTTATTTTTAATAAAAAATGGCTCATCTGTTCTAGCCTACTCCCCTTATTTTTTCTTAATCCCTTAGTGGCTGAAGATGACGGGTTTTTTATGGGGGTGAGTTATCAAACTTCTCTAGCCATTCAAAGGGTGGATAACTCAGGGCTTAACGCCAGTCAAGACGCATCCACCTATATCCGCCAAAACGCTATCGCTCTAGAATCTGCGGCAGTGCCTTTAGCCTATTATTTAGAAGCGATGGGGCAACAAACTAGAGTTTTAATGCAAATGCTCTGCCCTGATCCTTCTAAAAGGTGTTTGCTCTATGCGGGGGGCTATCCTAAAGGAAATAGTGGCGATACAGGCAACAACCCCCCAAGAGGCAATGTCAATGCCACCTTTGATATGCAATCTCTAGTCAGTAATTTAGACAAGCTCACCCAACTCATCGGCGAAACTTTAATCCGTAACCCTGAAAATCTTTCTAACGCTAAACTCTTTGAAGTCAAATTCGGCAATCAAAGCACTGTTATTGCCTTGCCTAGTGGTCTAGCCAGTGTCATGAACGCTTTAAACGATGATATTACCAACGCTCTAACCACGCTTTGGTATAACCAAACCTTAACGAATAAATCTTTTAGCACCCCTGATGGCAGTCCTGTGAGTTTTAGCCCTGAAGTCTTGCAACACCTTTTACAAGACGGCTTAGCCACAGCAAATAATAATCAAACCATTTGCAGCACTCAAAACCAATGCACCGCTACTAATGAAGCTAAATCTATCGCTCAAAACGCCCAAAACATCTTCCAAGCTTTAATGCAAGCAGGGATTTTAGGGGGTTTAGCCAATGAAAAGCAATTTGGCTTCACTTATAATAAAGCCCCTAATGGCAGCAATTCCCAACAAGGCTACCAAAGCTTTAGCGGCCCTGGCTATTACACTAAAAACGACACTAGCACCACGCAAGCACCCTTAAAAGAATTGCCCGCTGGAGCGACGGTTGGAACAGGCAATGGCCAATACACCTACCACCCTAGCTCGGCAGTCTATTATTTAGCTGATAGCATCATCGCTAATGGCATCACCGCTTCTATGATTTTTTCAGGCATGCAAAATTTCGCCAATAAAGCCGCTAAACTAACAGGCACTTCAAGCTATAGCCAGATGCAAGAAGCGATCAACTATGGGGAAAGCTTGCTCAATAACACCGTAGCGTATGGGGATTTCATCACCAATTGGGTCGCCCCCTATTTGGATTTAAACAATAAAGGTTTGAATTTCTTGCCTAGCTATGGAGGAAAAGCTAATACCAATAATGTAACCCCACAAAATAATTTAACCCCGCAACAAGCCCAACAAGAGCAAAAAGTCATCATGAACCAACTAGAGCAAGCCACAAACGCCCCCACCCCTGCGCAAATAGACAAGATCTTAGCCAACCCCTATTCCCCCACGGCAAAAACTTTAATGGCTTATGGGCTTTATCGCTCTAAAGAAGTGATTGGCGGGGTGATTGACGAAATGCAAACTAAAGTGAATCAAGTCTATCAAATGGGCTTTGCTAGGAATTTTTTGGAGCATAACTCTAATTCTAATAACATGAACGGCTTTGGCGTGAAAATGGGCTATAAGCAATTCTTTGGCAAAAAGCGCATGTTTGGGCTTAGGTATTATGGCTTTTATGATTTTGGTTACGCTCAATTTGGCGCAGGATCTTCTTTAGTGAAAGCCACTCTCTCTAGCTATGGGGCAGGCACAGACTTTCTTTATAATGTTTTTACCCGAAAAAGAGGGACTGAAGCGATAGATATAGGTTTTTTTGCCGGCATCCAACTTGCAGGGCAAACCTGGAAAACGAATTTTTTAGATCAGGTGGATGGCAACCATCTTAAGCCCAAAGACACTTCTTTCCAATTCCTTTTTGATTTAGGCATAAGGACTAATTTTTCCAAAATCGCCAAGCAAAGAAGATCTCGTTTTTCTCAAGGGATAGAATTTGGCGTTAAAATACCGGTGCTTTATCACACCTATTACCAATCAGAAGGCGTTACAGCGAAATATAGAAGAGCCTTTAGTTTTTATGTGGGCTACAACATAGGCTTTTGA
- the murG gene encoding undecaprenyldiphospho-muramoylpentapeptide beta-N-acetylglucosaminyltransferase, giving the protein MKFALTGGGTGGHLSIAKALAIELEKQGIEAIYLGSTYGQDKEWFENSPLFSERYFFNTQGVVNKSFFKKIGSLFLQAKAAFKAKEILKKHQITHTISVGGFSAGPASFASLLNKIPLYIHEQNAIKGSLNRYLSPKAKAVFSSYAFKDKGSHVLTSYPVQNAFFDFARTRTEIKHILFLGGSQGAKAINEFALLNAPKLTKQGIKITHICGSDAHERMRFFYQELGLLDKVELFAFHNNITEVMHRADLCVSRAGASSVWELCANGLPTIFIPYPFASNNHQYYNVLEFEKENLCYVVPQNELLPKKLFEVIRKLNQKDDQGNKNLTTISNQLQQKIAKDGAKTIIETILNT; this is encoded by the coding sequence ATGAAATTCGCTCTCACAGGGGGAGGCACAGGCGGGCATCTCTCTATCGCTAAAGCCTTAGCCATAGAATTAGAAAAGCAAGGCATAGAGGCTATTTATTTAGGCTCAACTTATGGGCAAGATAAGGAATGGTTTGAAAATAGCCCCTTATTTAGCGAACGCTATTTTTTCAACACGCAAGGCGTGGTCAATAAAAGCTTTTTTAAAAAAATAGGCTCTTTATTCTTGCAAGCTAAAGCCGCATTTAAGGCTAAAGAAATCTTAAAAAAACACCAGATCACGCACACCATTAGCGTGGGGGGTTTTAGCGCAGGGCCTGCGAGTTTTGCAAGCTTACTCAATAAAATACCCCTTTATATCCATGAGCAAAATGCGATTAAAGGCTCTCTTAATCGCTACCTTTCCCCTAAAGCTAAGGCGGTGTTTTCAAGCTATGCCTTTAAAGATAAAGGAAGTCATGTTTTAACCTCCTATCCCGTGCAAAACGCTTTTTTTGATTTTGCTAGGACTCGCACGGAAATCAAGCATATTTTATTTTTAGGCGGTTCGCAAGGGGCAAAAGCGATCAATGAATTCGCTTTATTAAACGCTCCTAAACTCACCAAACAAGGGATTAAAATCACGCACATTTGCGGCTCAGACGCTCATGAAAGAATGCGTTTTTTTTACCAGGAATTAGGGCTGTTGGATAAGGTAGAATTGTTTGCTTTCCACAATAACATCACAGAAGTCATGCACAGGGCGGATTTGTGTGTGAGCCGAGCCGGAGCGAGCAGCGTGTGGGAATTGTGCGCCAATGGCTTGCCCACGATTTTTATCCCCTACCCTTTTGCGAGCAATAACCACCAGTATTACAATGTCTTAGAATTTGAAAAAGAAAACTTATGCTATGTCGTGCCTCAAAATGAATTATTGCCTAAAAAACTCTTTGAAGTCATTAGAAAGCTCAACCAAAAAGACGATCAAGGCAATAAAAACCTCACCACTATCAGCAACCAATTGCAACAAAAAATCGCTAAAGACGGCGCAAAAACCATCATTGAAACGATTTTGAACACCTAA
- the fliW gene encoding flagellar assembly protein FliW: MNYFLKAPILGFEHIHEARLEKIDSLFSRLIGQTNSPMALDMVLVNPYCLREYSFVIPKYIELLLELDSHSKVEVYCVVVLQKNLEDSMVNFLAPLVFNSKNGFGAQVALSMMDYPDFGFRDPLKSFVIQERERA, translated from the coding sequence GTGAATTACTTTTTAAAAGCCCCTATTTTAGGATTTGAGCATATCCATGAAGCGCGTTTGGAAAAAATTGATTCCTTATTCAGCCGATTAATTGGCCAAACCAATTCCCCCATGGCGTTGGATATGGTCTTAGTGAATCCTTATTGTTTGAGGGAATACAGCTTTGTGATACCCAAATACATAGAATTACTGCTAGAATTAGATTCTCACTCCAAAGTTGAGGTGTATTGCGTGGTCGTGTTGCAAAAAAATTTAGAAGATTCTATGGTTAATTTCTTAGCCCCTTTGGTGTTTAATTCCAAAAATGGCTTTGGCGCTCAAGTGGCGCTTTCTATGATGGATTATCCGGATTTTGGCTTTAGAGATCCTTTAAAAAGCTTTGTGATTCAAGAAAGAGAACGAGCTTAA
- a CDS encoding KH domain-containing protein — protein sequence MRELDPLNTPFSQAECKDYSYCVATFLEKYLKKVVSFPQALSVEHTLLEDKVKQITIYTHPSDMGHVIGKEGKMVSAIKAFVSGVKAKDGFSYKIVVFASKNGDKNPHVLGDQTP from the coding sequence ATGCGCGAATTAGATCCTTTGAACACGCCTTTTTCTCAAGCTGAGTGTAAGGACTATTCGTATTGCGTGGCAACTTTTTTGGAAAAATATTTAAAAAAGGTTGTTTCTTTTCCTCAAGCTTTGAGCGTGGAGCACACGCTTTTAGAAGATAAAGTCAAACAAATCACTATTTATACCCACCCATCAGACATGGGGCATGTGATCGGTAAAGAGGGCAAAATGGTGAGCGCGATTAAGGCGTTTGTTTCTGGCGTGAAAGCCAAAGATGGGTTTTCTTATAAAATCGTTGTTTTTGCTAGTAAAAATGGCGATAAAAATCCCCATGTTTTAGGCGATCAAACGCCTTGA
- the rpsP gene encoding 30S ribosomal protein S16 produces MTVIRLTRIGRKKKPFYRVVVTDSRKRRDGGWIESIGYYNPLSEPKDIKIDKERLNYWKGVGAKMSERVEKLSQKA; encoded by the coding sequence ATGACAGTCATCAGACTCACGCGCATTGGGAGAAAGAAAAAGCCTTTTTACAGAGTGGTAGTAACCGATTCTAGGAAAAGAAGGGATGGAGGTTGGATTGAATCCATTGGGTATTACAACCCTTTAAGCGAGCCTAAAGATATTAAAATTGATAAGGAGCGCTTGAATTACTGGAAAGGCGTGGGGGCTAAAATGAGCGAGAGGGTGGAAAAACTTTCTCAAAAAGCCTAA
- the trmD gene encoding tRNA (guanosine(37)-N1)-methyltransferase TrmD, protein MKFSVLTLFPQLVLPYFEDSILKRALEKNLFELEVLNLRDFSANKHQKADHTLIGGGAGQILDPEMVENALHSVKNPKHTIFLSAVGKSFKQTDAMRLAQKKHVVLVCGRYEGFDERSIELGADEVFCIGDFILTGGELGALCLIDSIARHIQGVLGNAQSLENESFENHYLEAPNFANAVFKSKEINKIPAPLEYSKGNHARIKQLKLDLSKLRTKFYRLDLFKQHKS, encoded by the coding sequence GTGAAATTCAGCGTTTTAACCCTTTTCCCGCAACTCGTTTTACCCTATTTTGAGGACTCCATTTTAAAAAGAGCGTTAGAAAAAAATCTTTTTGAATTAGAAGTATTGAACCTTAGGGATTTTAGCGCTAATAAACATCAAAAAGCGGATCACACGCTCATTGGTGGGGGTGCAGGGCAAATTTTAGACCCTGAGATGGTAGAAAACGCGCTCCATTCTGTTAAAAACCCTAAACACACGATTTTTTTAAGCGCGGTGGGCAAGTCTTTCAAGCAAACAGACGCAATGCGTTTGGCTCAAAAAAAGCATGTCGTTTTGGTGTGCGGGCGTTATGAGGGCTTTGATGAACGCTCTATTGAACTTGGTGCTGATGAGGTTTTTTGTATAGGCGATTTTATTTTAACAGGGGGCGAGCTTGGGGCGTTGTGCTTGATAGATAGTATCGCTCGCCACATTCAAGGGGTTTTGGGTAACGCTCAATCTTTAGAAAATGAGAGCTTTGAAAACCATTATTTGGAAGCCCCTAATTTCGCCAACGCTGTTTTCAAATCCAAAGAAATCAATAAAATCCCTGCACCTTTAGAATATTCTAAAGGAAATCATGCTAGAATCAAGCAACTAAAACTTGATTTGTCAAAATTAAGGACAAAATTTTACCGCCTTGATTTATTCAAACAGCACAAATCATGA
- the valS gene encoding valine--tRNA ligase, with protein sequence MKQEPTTYQPQEIEKKIYEICSHRGYFEIDGNEAIQEKNKRFCLMMPPPNVTGILHIGHALTLSLQDILARYKRMDGYKTLYQPGLDHAGIATQNVVEKQLLNQGIKKEDLGREAFVQKVWEWKEKSGGAILEQMKHLGVSAAFSRTRFTMDKGLQRAVKLAFLKWYEKGLIIQDNYMVNWCTKDGALSDIEVEYEERKGALYYIRYYLENQKDYLVVATTRPETLFGDSALMVNPNDERYKHLVGQKVILPLIHRTIPIIADLHVEMEFGTGCVKVTPGHDFNDYEVGKRHHLEAIKIFDEKGILNAHCGEFENLERLKARDKVVEKLKENALLEKIEEHTHQVGHCYRCHNVVEPYVSKQWFVKPEIAQSSIEKIQQGLARFYPSNWINNYNAWMRELRPWCISRQLFWGHQIPVFTCENNHQFVSLDTPLSCPTCKSEKLEQDKDVLDTWFSSGLWAFSTLGWGQEKSDLFNENDLKDFYPNTTLITGFDILFFWVARMLFCSESLLGELPFKDIYLHALVRDEKGEKMSKSKGNVIDPLEMIEKYGADSLRFTLANLCATGRDIKLSIAHLENNKNFANKIFNAVSYLKLKQEAFKDRERLSEYQTPLGRYAKSRLNFVTKETRNALDNYRFNDATTLLYRFLWGEFCDWFIEFSKVENEAIDELGSVLKEALKLLHPFMPFISESLYHKLSNTELENTESIMVMPYPKDLAQDEKLEHEFEVIKDCIVSLRRLKIILETPPIVLKEASVGLREAIENTERLQTYAQKLARLEKVSVISSKPLKSVSDVGEFCQTHANLENLDLSPLVARLKKQLEKLEKEKLKLNLHNENFVKNAPKSVLEKAKESLKTLLEKESKIKQELDLLEQP encoded by the coding sequence ATGAAACAAGAACCCACCACCTACCAACCCCAAGAGATAGAAAAAAAGATTTATGAAATTTGCTCTCATAGGGGGTATTTTGAAATTGATGGCAATGAAGCAATCCAAGAAAAAAACAAACGATTTTGCTTGATGATGCCCCCTCCTAATGTGACCGGCATTTTACACATAGGGCATGCCCTGACTTTAAGTTTGCAAGACATTTTAGCGCGCTATAAACGCATGGACGGGTATAAGACTTTGTATCAGCCAGGGTTGGATCACGCCGGCATTGCGACGCAAAATGTCGTAGAAAAGCAACTTTTAAATCAAGGGATTAAAAAAGAAGATTTAGGGCGTGAAGCGTTCGTTCAAAAAGTGTGGGAATGGAAAGAAAAGAGCGGGGGAGCGATTTTAGAGCAAATGAAGCATTTAGGCGTGAGCGCGGCCTTTTCTAGGACTCGTTTCACGATGGATAAGGGTTTGCAAAGAGCGGTTAAATTGGCGTTTTTGAAATGGTATGAAAAAGGCCTCATCATTCAAGATAATTACATGGTGAATTGGTGCACTAAAGATGGGGCGTTAAGCGATATTGAAGTGGAGTATGAAGAGCGTAAGGGGGCGTTGTATTATATTAGATATTATTTAGAAAATCAAAAAGATTATTTAGTGGTGGCTACCACACGCCCTGAAACCTTGTTTGGCGATAGTGCACTCATGGTCAATCCTAATGATGAGAGATACAAGCATTTAGTGGGGCAAAAAGTGATCTTGCCTTTAATCCATCGCACAATCCCTATTATCGCTGATTTGCATGTGGAAATGGAGTTTGGCACAGGGTGTGTGAAGGTTACCCCTGGGCATGATTTTAACGATTATGAAGTGGGCAAACGCCACCATTTGGAGGCGATTAAAATCTTTGATGAAAAGGGGATTTTAAACGCGCATTGCGGGGAGTTTGAAAATTTAGAACGATTAAAAGCCCGAGATAAGGTCGTAGAAAAATTAAAAGAAAACGCCTTATTAGAAAAGATAGAAGAGCACACGCATCAAGTGGGGCATTGCTATCGTTGTCATAATGTGGTAGAGCCTTATGTGTCTAAGCAATGGTTTGTCAAGCCTGAAATCGCTCAAAGTTCTATTGAAAAAATCCAACAGGGTTTGGCGCGATTCTACCCTTCTAATTGGATCAATAATTATAACGCTTGGATGAGGGAATTACGCCCTTGGTGTATCAGCAGGCAATTGTTTTGGGGGCATCAAATACCGGTATTTACTTGTGAAAATAACCACCAGTTTGTAAGCCTAGACACCCCCTTAAGTTGCCCTACTTGCAAGAGCGAAAAACTAGAGCAAGATAAAGATGTGCTAGACACTTGGTTCAGTTCAGGGCTATGGGCGTTTTCTACTTTGGGGTGGGGGCAAGAAAAAAGCGATTTGTTTAATGAAAACGATTTGAAGGATTTCTACCCTAACACAACGCTCATTACCGGGTTTGACATCCTCTTTTTTTGGGTAGCCAGAATGCTTTTTTGCAGCGAATCGCTTTTAGGCGAATTGCCCTTTAAAGATATTTATTTGCATGCCTTAGTCAGGGATGAAAAAGGTGAAAAAATGAGCAAATCTAAAGGTAATGTGATCGATCCTTTAGAGATGATAGAAAAATACGGCGCGGATAGTTTGCGTTTCACTTTAGCCAATTTGTGCGCTACGGGTAGAGACATTAAGCTTTCTATTGCGCATTTAGAAAATAACAAGAATTTTGCCAACAAGATTTTCAATGCGGTGAGTTATTTGAAACTCAAACAAGAAGCTTTTAAAGACAGGGAGCGTTTGAGTGAATACCAAACGCCTTTGGGGCGTTACGCGAAATCGCGCTTAAATTTTGTGACTAAAGAGACTCGTAACGCTTTAGATAACTACCGCTTTAATGATGCGACGACTTTGTTATACCGCTTTTTGTGGGGGGAATTTTGCGATTGGTTCATTGAATTTTCTAAAGTGGAAAATGAAGCGATAGACGAACTAGGGAGCGTGTTAAAAGAGGCTTTAAAACTCTTGCACCCTTTCATGCCTTTTATCAGCGAGTCTTTATACCACAAGCTCAGCAATACAGAACTAGAAAACACTGAATCTATCATGGTCATGCCTTACCCTAAAGATTTAGCGCAAGATGAAAAATTAGAGCATGAATTTGAAGTGATCAAAGATTGCATTGTGTCTTTAAGGCGTTTAAAAATCATTCTAGAAACCCCACCGATTGTTTTAAAAGAAGCGAGCGTGGGATTAAGGGAAGCCATAGAAAACACAGAGCGTTTGCAAACTTACGCCCAAAAATTAGCGAGGTTAGAAAAAGTCAGCGTGATTAGTTCTAAGCCTTTAAAGAGCGTGAGCGATGTGGGGGAATTTTGCCAAACTCATGCGAATTTAGAAAATCTTGATTTAAGCCCGCTTGTTGCGCGTTTAAAAAAGCAGTTAGAAAAACTGGAAAAAGAAAAATTAAAACTCAATTTGCACAATGAAAATTTTGTCAAAAACGCGCCTAAAAGCGTGCTAGAAAAAGCCAAAGAGAGTTTAAAAACGCTTTTAGAAAAAGAAAGTAAAATTAAGCAAGAATTGGATTTGTTAGAACAACCATAA
- the ffh gene encoding signal recognition particle protein — protein MFQALSDGFKNALNKIRFQDDGKALDRALDELKKTLLKNDVHHKVARELLKKVESQTKLNGIGKQQFLDALEKSLLEILSAKGSSGFTFAQTPPTVVLMAGLQGSGKTTTTAKLAHYLKTKNKKVLLCACDLQRLAAVEQLKVLGEQVGVEVFYEENKSVKEIANNALKRAKEAQFDVLLVDSAGRLAIDKELMQELKEVKEVLNPHEVLYVADALSGQDGVKSASAFNEEIGVSGVVLSKFDSDSKGGIALGITYQLGLPLRFIGSGEKIPDLDVFVPERIVGRLMGAGDIISLAEKTASVLNPNEAKDLSKKLKKGQFTFNDFLNQIEKVKKLGSMSSLISMIPGLGNMANALKDTDLESSLEVKKIKAMVNSMTKKEQENPEILNGSRRKRIALGSGLEVSEINRIIKRFDQASKMAKRLTNKKGISDLMNLMSQAKNQTPPKMR, from the coding sequence ATGTTTCAAGCATTAAGCGATGGGTTTAAAAACGCGCTCAATAAAATCCGCTTTCAAGATGATGGAAAAGCGCTAGATCGGGCGTTAGATGAATTGAAAAAAACGCTCTTAAAAAATGATGTGCATCATAAAGTGGCTAGGGAATTGCTCAAAAAAGTGGAAAGTCAAACGAAACTTAATGGCATTGGTAAGCAGCAATTTTTAGACGCTTTAGAAAAGAGTTTGTTAGAAATTTTAAGCGCTAAAGGGAGCAGTGGTTTTACTTTCGCTCAAACGCCCCCTACCGTGGTTTTAATGGCAGGTTTGCAAGGGAGCGGTAAGACAACCACCACCGCTAAACTCGCTCATTATCTAAAAACCAAAAATAAAAAAGTGCTTTTATGCGCATGCGATTTGCAACGCCTAGCGGCAGTAGAGCAATTAAAGGTTTTGGGCGAACAGGTGGGCGTGGAAGTTTTTTATGAAGAAAATAAAAGCGTGAAAGAAATCGCTAACAACGCTTTAAAAAGGGCTAAAGAAGCGCAATTTGATGTTTTGCTCGTGGATAGCGCGGGGCGTTTAGCCATTGATAAAGAGCTTATGCAAGAATTAAAAGAAGTTAAAGAAGTCTTAAACCCCCATGAGGTGCTGTATGTTGCAGACGCCTTGAGCGGGCAAGATGGGGTCAAAAGCGCGAGCGCATTTAATGAAGAAATAGGCGTGAGTGGGGTGGTGTTAAGCAAATTTGACAGCGATTCTAAAGGGGGTATCGCCTTAGGCATCACTTACCAATTAGGCTTACCCTTGCGTTTTATTGGGAGCGGGGAAAAGATCCCTGATTTAGATGTGTTTGTGCCTGAAAGGATTGTGGGGCGTTTGATGGGGGCTGGAGATATTATCTCGCTCGCTGAAAAAACCGCCAGCGTTTTAAACCCTAATGAAGCCAAAGATTTAAGCAAAAAACTCAAAAAAGGGCAATTCACATTCAATGACTTTTTAAACCAGATTGAAAAAGTGAAAAAATTAGGCTCTATGAGTTCTCTAATCTCTATGATTCCAGGTTTAGGGAATATGGCAAACGCGCTAAAAGACACGGATTTAGAAAGCTCTTTAGAAGTGAAAAAAATCAAAGCTATGGTCAATTCCATGACCAAAAAAGAGCAAGAAAACCCCGAGATTTTAAACGGCAGCCGAAGAAAAAGGATCGCTTTAGGGAGCGGCTTAGAAGTGTCTGAAATCAATCGCATCATCAAACGCTTTGATCAAGCGAGCAAAATGGCGAAACGCTTAACGAATAAAAAGGGCATTAGCGATTTGATGAATCTAATGAGTCAGGCTAAAAATCAAACGCCCCCTAAAATGCGTTGA
- the rplS gene encoding 50S ribosomal protein L19: MKNRYIQQFEDAQLKDKTMPAFKAGDTLRLGITIKEGEKTRTQYFEGVCIAIRGNGVDKTFCVRKIGANNIGVEKIFPFYSESLASVEVLRVGRVRRAKLYYLRDRRGKAARIKEVRH; encoded by the coding sequence ATGAAAAACCGCTACATTCAGCAGTTTGAAGACGCTCAATTAAAAGACAAGACCATGCCAGCATTTAAAGCCGGCGATACTTTGAGGCTTGGTATCACCATTAAAGAAGGCGAAAAAACACGAACTCAGTATTTTGAAGGCGTGTGCATTGCGATTAGAGGCAATGGCGTGGATAAGACTTTTTGCGTGCGTAAAATAGGGGCTAATAATATCGGTGTGGAGAAAATTTTCCCTTTCTATAGCGAAAGTTTGGCGAGCGTTGAGGTGTTGCGTGTGGGTAGGGTGCGTCGTGCGAAGCTCTACTATTTGCGCGATAGGAGAGGTAAGGCAGCAAGGATTAAAGAAGTCCGCCATTAA